In Candidatus Methylacidiphilales bacterium, the DNA window GTCCGTCCGGAGTGTGCGGAAACCGCCGTCCTCACTGTTTCGCCAGTCACCTAACCTGATGATACCATGAAATCAAATACGCAACGATCCACCCGCGCCTTCACCCTCATCGAGATGCTGGTGGTCATCGTGATCATCGGCATCCTGGCCGCGCTGCTCGTGCCGGCGGTCAACCGGGCCCTGGATGCCGCCCAGGTGGCCAAGGCCAAGAGCGATCTGTCCCAGTTGGTTACCGCGGTGAAGTCTTACGAAATCGAATACGGCGTGCTGCCGACGACTTCAGTGTCCAGCAGTGACGGTCCGGAAGCGACCGAAGGCTGGTTCCAGGACAACAACGACGAACTGATGAGGGTTCTCAGCGGGGAGGCTTACAACAACCTCAACCAGCGCAGGATCGTCTTCATGGAATTTCGCGCGGCCAAAGGATCGTCCGGCTCATTCAAGGACGGCCTCGGCTCGGACAATAAATTCTACGATCCCTGGGGGACGCCCTATGCGGTCAAGCTCGACACCAGTTATAACAATATGTTAGAGTATTACGATTCGGCCCAGAACAGCAACCTGAGCCGGACGGTCATCGCCATCAGCTTCGGGAAAAACAAAGTCCAGCAAGATCCCACCAAGGGCACTGACAAGGGCCTGAAAGTGGACGACCTGGTCAGTTTCAAATAACACGTCCGGCTTGGCCGGGTTTGCTGCTCAAGCGGTTTTTTTCTTTTTCCGCCCCGGCACTTTCTCCTCGGCGGAACGTCGCACGGTGCTCCCCGGAACCCAGAGGCTCTCCACCATCATACACCTCGGACATTCCGGAATGCCTTTTTCATTCCGGTGCAGCTGTCCGATCAACAGGTCCACGGCAAAGGCCCCGACCAAGTGATTGCTTTGTTTCATCCCGCTCCAGCCCTCGACCTCGCGGGTGAGGTCCAAATGGATCAATCCGATGTCCTTCGGACAGGCCAGCCCGTGTTCTTTCAGCCAGGAGCGGATCTCCGGATGGGTGGTGACCACGACGTCCGGGTGGTGTCGCTTGAGCCATTGGAAAAAACCGGTTTTTTGCTCCGTGTGGAAGTCCCAGCCGGGCAGGCGTTCTTCGAATCGCGGCGGCCCGGAGTAGAAACCCGCGGTGAAGCGGTGATCGATGTTTTCTTCGATGGCCGGGTCGATGACCAGGCCGGGGCGGCGGTAACCCAGACGTTGTAATTCTTCTGCCGCGTGCAAGGCGGTGGAATACTGGTCGTTGCAGGCGAAGTGCAGGGCGGGCCGTTCCGGGCGGACCCCGACGACCACACAGGCAAGGTCACGCCAGAGGAGATCGAAGCGGGCGGGGATTTCCCGGTGCTCGAGCACCCCGGCTATGACGACCCCCCGGATATTGCGTGCGCGGAGGATCTGGCGCAGGCGGGCCGGATCCACCGCGGGGTCGCGCAGCCAGAATTCATCCAATCCATAGCCCAATTCGGCGCTGTGGGCGGCCAATCCCTCGGTCCAAGTACGGAAAGTGAAGTTCGTGCGGAGGGCATCGGGATGATTTGAAGCGTTCAAGAGACCCAGGGTCGACTGGTATTTGGGATTCTTGCTCGCGCGGAGCTGGGCCATCAGGTTGGCCACCACCGCATTGGGCGTGTAGCCAAGGCGCTCCGCCACCCCTTGGATGTGCAGGCGGGTTTCCTCGCGCAGCCGGGTGTCATTGCGCAGGGCCAGGGAAACCGTCGCTTTACCCACCCCGGCGACCCGGGCGATATCCGCCATGTTGACCGCCATCCTGAGATCGTATTCGAACCCGGCGGACTTGCCAGCCGGATTACTTGAACTGTTTAATTGAATCCCTTTTGCAACGATCGCTGACATCGCTTATTTTGCAGACAGGCCGGGTTATTTAGCCATTCTTGCTGAAACAGTTACGCCAACCGGCTCCTGTGGCGGCACTGGTGGTTATTCCCGGGTTCCCATTGCATGAAGAATTGCCGTCCATTCGGGGCTTTGCTGGTCGCCTGCGGCCTGCTGTTCACATGCTTCGCCCCGCGCCCGGCGCGGGCCGAGGCCATGTTGCAGTACTTCAACACCAGCTGGGCGGAGATCACCCGCAAGATGCCGGAATTGGCCGAGGCCGGTTACACCTCGCTTTGGTTGCCACCTCCGACCAAGGGCAGTGGCGGGTTGTCTGTGGGCTACGACCTTTGGGATCCTTTCGATCTGGGCTCGAAGGACCAACGGGGTTCGGTGCGCACACGTTACGGCACCGAGGCCGAATTGCTCCACCTCATGGAAGTGGCCCACCGCTTCGGCATCCGTGTCTATTTCGACAACATCATGAACCACCGGGCCTTCGATGTTCCGGGCTACAATGAACAAACGGCCATCGATATCTATCCCGGTATGGTTCCCGAGGACTTCCACCTCCGCGTGACGGAAGACGGATTCTATCGCAAGTGGGACAACACCCGGGATTGGGGCAGTGCCTGGCAGGTACAGAACCTCGGTCTGGCCGATTTGATCGACATCGCCCATGAAACCCCCAATGCCAACTTCGGCCGCACCGAGGGTTCCACCCACCCGAAGTACTCCTTCGTGCGCCACCCCAACAATCCGGAATACTACGACCGGCTGCCCAACGGCACCTATGTTGGTTTTGGCACCAACAATGGGATCACCACGGGGATCATCGCCGCCAACCCGGATTTTTACAAAGAAGATGTCGGCGCTTACCTCATCCGCAACGCCCGTTGGCTGATGGACCGGACCCGGGCCGACGGACTCCGGCTCGATGCGGTCAAACACGTCCCTGATTACTTTTTTGGCCAGCAGAGCGGGGCCAACAAGGACAGCAGCGATGCCGGCTACCTCGGCGGCGTGCAGCGCCAGTTCAACATCACCCGCGGCTTCTCCGACAGCAACCATCGGGATTCCGTCTTCGACACCGAGAAGGGCCGCGACGACGCCATGGTTTTTGGTGAACACCTGGGCTCGCCTCCCGGTTACTCCGGTTATTGGGACGCCGGGATGCGCCTGGTCGACAACGACCTCCGCTCCAAACTCAACGGGGTGCTCGGCAGCCCCTGGGGCACCCTGCTGGGGCTGGACAGTGCCGGAGGCGGCGGATTTTCCCCGTCGCTGGGCGTCATGCACGCCAACAGCCACGACAGTGACTATTCCGCCATGCGCCAGCTCCAACATGCAATGTACTACACCCGCGAGGGGCTGGGCCTGGTTTACACCGACGGCTACCACCAGGCGGAAACCCTCGGCGAATCCGGTGGGGCGTTCCCCCGCCATGCCAACACCGCCTTCCTCGGCCAGTTTGCCGATCCCCGCATCCCCAACCTGCTGAAGATTCACCAGGACTTTTCCCGCGGGTTCCAGGTCGGTCGCTGGGGCGACAACGATTTCCTCGCCTACGAGCGACGGGACAACCGCAACCCCGACGGCTCAACCCGCGTGGGCAATGCCGCTGACGAAATCACCATGGTCGTCATGCTCAATGACAACACTGCGGCCGGACAGTCGCGCGCCTTCAGTCACAGTTTTCCGGCCGGGGCCTATCTTTACCAATACGCCACCGGTCCGAATGGTTCGAACCAGACGGGCTTCTATAAATTTGGCAGCGAATTGTCCTCGGTGATCGTCCCGCCGGGCGGCTACTTCATCTTCGGCTACCGCACTCCCGAACTCTCGACCCTCTGGCCGGAGTCCGCCATCACGCTCTACCAGAACGGAGTCGAAGTGCCCCGCATCACCGTCAAGCGGGAGGACGGGCCGGACGGCGACGAATCCTTCAACCCGTTGGGCTTGTCCAACCGCGGTTATGCGCCCGGGGAAACACCCGAACCTTTCACCTACCAGACCACCGTGCCAGTGGTGAAATCCGGCAGCGCCCTCACCATCCTGGCCCGGGCGGACGGTTCGGCGGAAAACATCATGCTCAAACTCGACGGGGGCGTCGATCTCAACGGCACCGTGCCCCCCGGCATCACCGATCCGGCCAAGCGCGACAACCCGCCCGCCGTTCGCACTGATACCTGGCTAGGCTACGAACAACCCACTTTTGTCGACCGCCAGCACCCGGAGAAATTTGCGGCCGTTGATACCGCACGCAGCCAGATCGGATCACCCGGAGCCGAGACATACTCCAAGGTCATCGGTTCGGGAAACTTCACCATCAACAACGGCCCTGCTGGAGCCAACAACTACAGCACCGAGAGCGGTCGCCAAGCCGCCTGGATCTACCACGACCCGGCCCAGACGGTCGGAGGCGCAAACGGCACCACGGGCGTTGGCGATGCCCAATACTCCGAGGGCGCCACCACCCTCACTCTCTGGGCCAAAAGCAATTCAGTGGGCGCGGGTTTCAAGATGTTTGTTTACTACACGGTTGACGGCTCCTATCCCGAGGGCGCGGGCGGTATCGGCCGGGGCACCACCCAAGTCGCCGAGATGCTCTTCCAGCACAACCAGAATCCCGATGACTGGTGGAACACGGTCGATATCCCCAAGCCGGCCCCCGGCAGCACCTTCCGCTACAAAATCGGGCTGTTCAAGAACGGCGACGGCATCCAGGCCTCCTGGTGGCCGGCCGACGCCGCCTCCGTGGCCTACAAAAAGAAGATGCTCACCACCTTCCGGGTCAACAATTTCGACCCGGCCACCGTTCAGCATCACCTTCACAACGATTACAATTCCCTCACCACCGGTTTGAAAGAAGGCTTCCACGTCCTCCGGGCCAAGGCCCTGCTCAACCGGAATCCCTCAACCCAGGCCGCCCTCTACCAGACGTTCACGCAAACCTTCTACTACGATGCCGTCACCCCGGGCGGCGAGGTGGCCTTTCCGCAGAACAATGGCGATACCGTCGGCGGTTCTTCCTACGAAGTGGTCATCCGCACCGATCCCACAGTCGAAGAAGTCTGGTACAATATCGACGACAGTGAGGCTGGCAACAACGACTCGGCCACCGCCAAACTCAATGGCAATGGTGACGGCTTCGAGCCCTTCACCGATGAGAACCAAAATGGTGTGCGCGATTCCGGGGAGGCCTTCACCGATCTCAACGGCAACGGAGCCTACGATGACGACATCCCCATGGCCTGGGCCCGGGCCACCGAGGTCACGGCCAACCCGGCCGTGACCAGCACCTACGCCAAGGAATGGCGTCTGCGTTACACCAACATTCCCTCCGACAACTCCGCCACCCTCACGCTTCGTCTGCTCGAAGCCTCATCCTCGCGCAATTTCACCCTCAACGCGACCGTCGGCCACTACACCGAATTGCAACGCACCGTCCAGACCCGCGGGCCGCTTGAACGCATCAATATCGCCTGGCCACAGAACGATGGCGACCGTGTGGACGACAACTACACCATGAAGGTCTACTTCTCCAAATCACTGGCCAATGGATTGAGCGAGACCGACTTGAAGAACCGCTTCACCTTCTCCGCCAACGGGGTTGCCCAGAGCCGTTCGGGATTCGCCATCAACTACGGCAGCTTCGGCCCGGGCGGCGCATATCATGAATTGTCCGTCCCGTTGCCCAACCTGTACAACGACGTGGCGGATTTCCTCCACGAATTGAAGGTCGAATACCGGTTCCCGGACCCCGATAACCGCGTGCTCCAGGCCTTCCGCCTGGTCGTGGCCAACCCCAGTACCAAGCCCTACGTCCTCATCACCCAACCGGCCGAACTCGGCTCCGACGGCAAACCCGTCGAAATCGTCCTGCCGGACGGCCCGGGGGCCGATTCCACCATCTCCACCGTGCGTGTCACCACCGGCATGACGGTCACCGGCCTCTCGCTCAGTTATCTCACCGGCAACATCACCCTGGTCAATGAGCCCTTCACCGACAGCAACTCGAACGGCAAATACGACGACGGGGAGCCCTTCACCGACAGCAACAGCAACAACGTTTGGGAAGGCACCACGGTGGAAACCGTGGGCACGACCAAGTATTGGGATTTCCGCTGGTTGATCACCGCCCCTGGAACTTACAATTTGGTCGCTGCTACAACTTCCACCACCAACGGCCAGTCGGCCAGCGACACCCGCAGTGCCCTGGTGGTCCTGCGCGAATCCGTCGCCACCGACGTCGATGAATACAACGACGACGACGACGACGGGTTGATCGACATCGACGAAACCAATCCCAAGGAACTCCCCACCGGCAATGCCGAAACCTGGACCAACGGGGATGTGCACGTTTATTACGCCTACGGACGCACCCTGCCCAACACCCCGGATTCGGATGGTGACGGACTGCCCGATGGCCTCGAGGTCGGCTGGCGCACCGCCGCCAGTGCCACCACCAACGCCACCATGGACACCAACGGCGACGGTTTCCCGAATTTCATCGGCGACATGGACCCACCGCTTTATGCCGTTCTGGAAAACAACGGCTACGTCCCCGGCGTTGGCTCGGCCAGCCAGGGGGACAGCCGCACCCGCCAGGCCGCCGGTTCGGTCACGAATCCCTCCAACCCCGACACCGACGGGGACGGACTGCCCGATGGCATCGAGGACGCCAATCGCAACGGCTGGACCGACGGGGATGGAAAAACGCTCCCGCTGACCGCCACCCGGACCCAATATGCCACCGCCCGCCCGAACGCCGGTGATTGGCCCAATGGCATCATCGATTCCTTCGAAACCTGGACCGAAACCAGCCCGGTCAAGGCGGACAGCGATGGCGACGGCCTTGTCGATGGTTACGGCGAGGACAAGAATGCCAACGGTCTCATCAACGGCGACACCGACCTCGACCGCGTGTACGATGCGGGTGAAGCTTGGACGGAAACCGATCCCCTCAAAGCCGACACCGATGGTGATGGCCTGCCTGACGGCTGGGAAGTCCAATACGGTCTCGACCCGCTCGACAACGGAACGGACAGCATGCGCTCGGCTGATCCCAATGACGGCAATCCCCAGATGGGCGCCAGTGGGGACTTGGATAACGACGGCTTGACCAATGCCCAGGAGTTGGCGGCCAATACCAATCCGACCCAGATCACCGTGGTCAGCAGCGGGGGAGGGGAGGGCACGATCCGCATCGGCACCTTCACTGATTGGACCCACAACGACCTGCTCGCACTCGATGAATACAACGAGGGCGGCAGCCAGGGCGCCGACGTCTATCGCACCAACAATTACGACAATTCCCGCGATATCGTCGCCTTCTCCTTCCGCGATGGCGGGGCGGTTGCCTCCGGCGGAGATGGCAAGGTGTATTTCCGCGTCGACCTCGTCGACCTCGCCGCCAATGCCGAACAGGGCGAAGTGGATGCCTACGTGGTCATCGACACCGGCAACACCGCCGTCGGCGAGCGCGCACTCCCGGATTCCGTGGATATCGCCACCGATATGCGTTGGGAAGTCGTAGTCGCCGCATACGGGCAGAATTCCGGCGCGGTTCTGGTGGACACCAATCGCAGCAACAACACCACCACCGATGTCCAGACACCCAACGAGGCTTTCGGGGTCGAGCGGCGCGGCATCACCGCCAATGGCCTCAATGCCGTTGCCTGGTCGAGCAAATACGATGCGGTGGAAATCGCCGTCCAGCGCCAGGCTCTCCTCGATGCCGGTTGGCTGGGTGACCCCTCCACGCTCAATTTCCAGGTCTTCACCACCCGCGATGGCACCCAGAACAGTCCCGTGGGTCCGGGCGACATCG includes these proteins:
- a CDS encoding LacI family DNA-binding transcriptional regulator; this translates as MAVNMADIARVAGVGKATVSLALRNDTRLREETRLHIQGVAERLGYTPNAVVANLMAQLRASKNPKYQSTLGLLNASNHPDALRTNFTFRTWTEGLAAHSAELGYGLDEFWLRDPAVDPARLRQILRARNIRGVVIAGVLEHREIPARFDLLWRDLACVVVGVRPERPALHFACNDQYSTALHAAEELQRLGYRRPGLVIDPAIEENIDHRFTAGFYSGPPRFEERLPGWDFHTEQKTGFFQWLKRHHPDVVVTTHPEIRSWLKEHGLACPKDIGLIHLDLTREVEGWSGMKQSNHLVGAFAVDLLIGQLHRNEKGIPECPRCMMVESLWVPGSTVRRSAEEKVPGRKKKKTA
- a CDS encoding prepilin-type N-terminal cleavage/methylation domain-containing protein, producing MKSNTQRSTRAFTLIEMLVVIVIIGILAALLVPAVNRALDAAQVAKAKSDLSQLVTAVKSYEIEYGVLPTTSVSSSDGPEATEGWFQDNNDELMRVLSGEAYNNLNQRRIVFMEFRAAKGSSGSFKDGLGSDNKFYDPWGTPYAVKLDTSYNNMLEYYDSAQNSNLSRTVIAISFGKNKVQQDPTKGTDKGLKVDDLVSFK
- a CDS encoding alpha-amylase family glycosyl hydrolase; translation: MKNCRPFGALLVACGLLFTCFAPRPARAEAMLQYFNTSWAEITRKMPELAEAGYTSLWLPPPTKGSGGLSVGYDLWDPFDLGSKDQRGSVRTRYGTEAELLHLMEVAHRFGIRVYFDNIMNHRAFDVPGYNEQTAIDIYPGMVPEDFHLRVTEDGFYRKWDNTRDWGSAWQVQNLGLADLIDIAHETPNANFGRTEGSTHPKYSFVRHPNNPEYYDRLPNGTYVGFGTNNGITTGIIAANPDFYKEDVGAYLIRNARWLMDRTRADGLRLDAVKHVPDYFFGQQSGANKDSSDAGYLGGVQRQFNITRGFSDSNHRDSVFDTEKGRDDAMVFGEHLGSPPGYSGYWDAGMRLVDNDLRSKLNGVLGSPWGTLLGLDSAGGGGFSPSLGVMHANSHDSDYSAMRQLQHAMYYTREGLGLVYTDGYHQAETLGESGGAFPRHANTAFLGQFADPRIPNLLKIHQDFSRGFQVGRWGDNDFLAYERRDNRNPDGSTRVGNAADEITMVVMLNDNTAAGQSRAFSHSFPAGAYLYQYATGPNGSNQTGFYKFGSELSSVIVPPGGYFIFGYRTPELSTLWPESAITLYQNGVEVPRITVKREDGPDGDESFNPLGLSNRGYAPGETPEPFTYQTTVPVVKSGSALTILARADGSAENIMLKLDGGVDLNGTVPPGITDPAKRDNPPAVRTDTWLGYEQPTFVDRQHPEKFAAVDTARSQIGSPGAETYSKVIGSGNFTINNGPAGANNYSTESGRQAAWIYHDPAQTVGGANGTTGVGDAQYSEGATTLTLWAKSNSVGAGFKMFVYYTVDGSYPEGAGGIGRGTTQVAEMLFQHNQNPDDWWNTVDIPKPAPGSTFRYKIGLFKNGDGIQASWWPADAASVAYKKKMLTTFRVNNFDPATVQHHLHNDYNSLTTGLKEGFHVLRAKALLNRNPSTQAALYQTFTQTFYYDAVTPGGEVAFPQNNGDTVGGSSYEVVIRTDPTVEEVWYNIDDSEAGNNDSATAKLNGNGDGFEPFTDENQNGVRDSGEAFTDLNGNGAYDDDIPMAWARATEVTANPAVTSTYAKEWRLRYTNIPSDNSATLTLRLLEASSSRNFTLNATVGHYTELQRTVQTRGPLERINIAWPQNDGDRVDDNYTMKVYFSKSLANGLSETDLKNRFTFSANGVAQSRSGFAINYGSFGPGGAYHELSVPLPNLYNDVADFLHELKVEYRFPDPDNRVLQAFRLVVANPSTKPYVLITQPAELGSDGKPVEIVLPDGPGADSTISTVRVTTGMTVTGLSLSYLTGNITLVNEPFTDSNSNGKYDDGEPFTDSNSNNVWEGTTVETVGTTKYWDFRWLITAPGTYNLVAATTSTTNGQSASDTRSALVVLRESVATDVDEYNDDDDDGLIDIDETNPKELPTGNAETWTNGDVHVYYAYGRTLPNTPDSDGDGLPDGLEVGWRTAASATTNATMDTNGDGFPNFIGDMDPPLYAVLENNGYVPGVGSASQGDSRTRQAAGSVTNPSNPDTDGDGLPDGIEDANRNGWTDGDGKTLPLTATRTQYATARPNAGDWPNGIIDSFETWTETSPVKADSDGDGLVDGYGEDKNANGLINGDTDLDRVYDAGEAWTETDPLKADTDGDGLPDGWEVQYGLDPLDNGTDSMRSADPNDGNPQMGASGDLDNDGLTNAQELAANTNPTQITVVSSGGGEGTIRIGTFTDWTHNDLLALDEYNEGGSQGADVYRTNNYDNSRDIVAFSFRDGGAVASGGDGKVYFRVDLVDLAANAEQGEVDAYVVIDTGNTAVGERALPDSVDIATDMRWEVVVAAYGQNSGAVLVDTNRSNNTTTDVQTPNEAFGVERRGITANGLNAVAWSSKYDAVEIAVQRQALLDAGWLGDPSTLNFQVFTTRDGTQNSPVGPGDIGGRNDIRDTIGDDWLASDYWKDQDNIRLNGKLTSFFGRSSNNDRGKAAKVMLLAHGNHSILPASAIQTLVHNGASSGAAGYFRMLQTHENYHAPLTLHVTPTLASALQWAVNPAPGATNDGPSLNARIAALVSGGNATILGSTYADHIPKYFPQAFNHANKLLADKFLDSIYGAGNATASRQAFWAPERVLDDETLAQIAAMGYTHTFADQTRHLVKWFGRTSALGTDGFRLNEVNGVKIFPIHDTTSEYLDQTLDEGASQPVRELLSRRARSSVQDQVVVLWRDMADFADNAKSSSYDANVRWLASRPWIRVVTAGDIINGSVAYKGQDGNTYTTWGTVARGSGLNLIQTAKDWIDHATQENYDNWYNGSANEQGLAGRNFGATTPFGQVGSSGHANTVWQTLAGTTFFSSLADLAGSVFHAAMFQTAFHNTSNNDLSKFSTGAYIYPDSDSNQTLADFAKYAQSQARYAVVYSRVQQWANSATSSTLAAEAADIDLDGSNEYLLYNSRVFALFEAKGGRMTAAWMRDPFTGRLWQVAGNFASYSGTDTEDEGASNFVGATTILSAYRTSGFKDWWTVNTSNAGSNSGVNSVYTVAPAPDGTGWTFTSGGISKTIRIPAAASEKIRATYTLTGLNKAYIRFGLSPNLLALMLQGQSGLSAEAATATRASITNTRGGDVVRAWVEAPQINAAATDVAASGFTTVLRRNQAQTHQLEAELTGAGPHTLTLGFDLGTDLPENDTDGDTLPDDWETANFGNLNANPTGDADNDGLTNHVEYRIGSNPNNAASGRSATLAGTPVSGFDITFPTLSGLTYQVQFSNSLTPTDWQPLGSPVPGDGNNQTVTDSGTLPGRRFYRVLVTSP